A part of Gracilimonas sediminicola genomic DNA contains:
- a CDS encoding FG-GAP-like repeat-containing protein, whose product MKKGLLLFGIFTFGALTSPTAFAQDKEAVPQTISATTLSGNTDILLNSPVVPESPDRDLVAESEVFPTTDTVYTFSDGTLPKNFIAFTGGTMFGRETSTPWALEQSANTFEAGYSLKSGAIDSSQNSNMGMFVVIGDGGGTLQFKYRTSTEANFDYFYLEIFNTVVDSASGDTSWTDSPVYDLPAGQYYIDFWFSKDESVDDPNGIDAVFLDNIALTGLDATPVRISNVQPAAAAPFSEVSIYGSGFFNSSGHTVRFGDTEANILSKTENKIVVQVPNTSVGIQDLAVTNFFGGDTLASGFSVLNAVDASFGAQNIISTLADGAQDIYAADLDGDGDLDVVSASETDDTIAWYPNNGDGTFAAQSIISTLADGPQGVFVSDIDGDGDQDVLSASKADDKIAWYPNNGDGTFAPQIVISTLADGANNVYATDLDSDGDQDVISTSIFDNEIAWYQNNGDGTFTTQSIISTSVDGIISLNATDIDGDGDQDLISGSLNDGKTAWYPNNGDGTFASQIVIGTNDGNIRSVYSGDMDGDGDQDVINASGSDDEIFWYENDGNGNFVAFYVVSGLADGPNDIYAVDMDGDGDQDIVSSSLNDNKVAWYSNNGDGSFDIQTVISTQANLPSSILAVDLDNDGDQDALSASFTDNKIAWYENTGTEIVSYVTKVSKEAAAPGSSIQVYGSGFNSSSSVYIDGVQATVESSQSTKLTVTVPSMNTGIHDLIVQTDGDVAEYSGKFTVIKEQPAYFEFAESFDNGNSSSNISVSLDLDGDSDYDVLENYSLGGGVYELIPLINDGTGSFTYGTSIANTSIVEQTAGDFNGDGLEDLVYFTSLGTDSLIFLPSNGDGSFGTKIHLTGFTTSFFNYHMEAADVNSDGNLDLLGGNLGSGALSWFAGNGDGTFGTEQTIITGSSLIYDFTLSDLDLDGDLDIVTGQNGILNWFENDGTGSFTLVASLGSSSYRTIATSYVNQDAYPDIITATSSATYYLINNGNSTFGSQIAISSQSGNGITDELEVFDFDGDGDEDILGSNSSNLFWIEKTGTFDYSEIQPIRTPDGLRRKTDIRDFDNDGDLDIIGSPTSNGTLEFYRNIVPDLKITDVIPLGAAPGAEVEIFGNSFSKDLSELSISVNGVSANVLSSDGEASYAKKVVIEIPVTSAGPADLTINSGSRSTTVSNAFTVLKSEGAYFDGQNIIYNQPEQPYISVFGDLNGDGYKDVVTWSNTNDNLDWFENDQSGGFGSRTPIGSGTFVYNIVITDVDEDGDNDIVTLDGTNRSVRVYPNSGSGLFSTPYDLYDYPTQSGYTPTLKDFTMVDMDGDGLKDPVVSLYYTASSGFSPYYTKVLWHKNNGDGTAELPNDIFSFNSSSFSSTYISDFHITDFDGDGDQDALIAYDSGKGIRALINEGNNNFSNTGAENRYYYSNDLISDMKSVDLNKDGIKDIVFGRRYIGTSFSNNITVTQGTGSSNPPLTVLHESSGYPDEIEVLDFNGDGFYDILFSSLGGDEITLLITDGSSVTDTVNIATSATINGPRYIDAADMDNDGDLDVVSASSLDDKIAWYENEMPPVNLSTIAEARQTANGETVRVQGIITRKHQNVFKIQQNGAGLHLYATADFNAPLFNAGVQIGDLVEITGTVGEVNSMKELINISSVNVISAENPLPAPVDIVLSQVSDFEQYESVLVTVNNLSVNEAGQNFVNETDYDIFESGQLSPIRMTVGPDYTTEIAGQLIPDDFEFTGIIYQSSSNGTDGYALYPINNSDVRYYTPDNEFISIETAKNLTDSSFARVRGVVTSPNFQASANNTAFYVQDGDFGIVVFNDDIAVSGIAPGDSVEVEGELATFSGLREIVVGDVNNNISVLNSGNALPDPITITYNDFVNAGDPSTDLQNLQGRLVRINDLITDPGTWPSNASATNTNVSAETFGGNTIAIRLWAQTEVIGDTPPAYLDLVGILGSFNGAQIAPRFSSDIIPIETPGPLNMTATAGASSIALDWSPSPAPNIGGYNVYRSTSSFSDSTAATRLNTSVIGDTTFTDSTPVENTTYYYRAAAYDTVTGALSQLSDEVVVPFKIKSLYALSATAGDAGSSLTIYGANLTNSSLDVQVGGQSATITSSDSIKISVTIPAVSPGTYQVTVVIDGNTFLNAPDMYTVLEDTPGESGFFQDPTTLATLSGILEVKIANLDNDQDLDILTASYNENSSNNVEYLENLGGLTFSAPEALGETGDARARSLTYADFDGDGILDVAAAYNNVLAWYQNDGSFNFSNVDGSVIETFPVISNYNSQDVIAFDVNLDGDTDIIHVHTISDDISYYENNGTGTFVLQQLIDGNAPLANDVKAADFDGDGDFDLVASIEASNQIVQYVNNAGTFAAASVISSSVDNPQNVITADLDNDGFIDVLSISQTDSKVAWYSNSSGNGTFGAQSVISSDLTDPFNATAADLNGDDLKDVIVSTLNGYLVWYKNLGSGSFDTADTLLSGAGELRSVAAADLTEAGLLDLVVGDYTANQLLLLKNVDTPPAPPTGVTVSGNIGSASLSWNANTETDLLGYDVVRSTNPDVDGFTSLLGTPQTGTTYEDTGLNNGVTYYYRVVAIDSSNTRVASDTVSIKAISTQISGIYPTSGIEGTQVTLSGIGFSNVSSENQVQFSGTNANVISADSASIVVEAPAGLSGFVNVSVTTNGIGYTYPQKYLYLNESEGTFGLFETQGGFSGRGNIASADINGDGFEDLIATRPADNLISLLFSDGDNPFNNVLSLNYPGSVSPGIIRTMNVYGSDFPDLVFTSNVNNEFRVLKNNGGSTSTTGFLDETTVTVNHTGISDIFPADMNNDGFTDVVIASSGDGKISWYENQSFQSAVAFGPENSVVDNSNLINSVFAGDFNGDNLTDIVSGENGGHEVAYYQNNGNGSFTRTVIGSNITNPEKVTAADLDNDGNLDVVYASSGDSEVGAFINNGDGTFGSKSVIGTGITQAVDVSVGDLNGDGLTDILATSPDDGQGMWFQNNGGNSFSSAIVLTSDFNGAVSIHPYDMDGNGNLDIAIRGQFSGTLGVSQNFLITPLSVNDFNPNGNVLYVNNGIEIVFDTDINTLNNFSTVFSGAVTFINDDGQTITPGALNAEGNSLILDNNNFYSLDTLTVRISSQNMQDNSGGQYFVDVDGDGQFTSADDTYSSSEFYVTMIGDFNNDFAVDFDDLNSFSNGWRDNDFGFETAPLDFSGGLTFPNARLNTDNDFNIEDIVAFIRFWNLTQDRNKAAKAQHIAALISGMDNGSVRDAASALRSGAKQALNSGTEITVGNDNTIQPASQQKSALSISDTLQHISYTKVQQAQEYSSNPDAPREVTYAFALSHPDSVTALSLVIDYDEEKLSVADITDQELFNMHSSSANVFLSHVDSVNGIITLNVANFGALSPVQEREIATLTFHSLNDQDAELIIASDLRAKGKPAQQQIARKAVKVVEELPESFTMSQNYPNPFNPTTTIHYELAEQAKVSITVFDILGRKVETLINENGVRPGYYKLNWDASRYASGMYIYVLNVESASGKAYSLSKKMVLVK is encoded by the coding sequence ATGAAAAAAGGCCTTCTATTATTTGGGATCTTCACCTTTGGTGCTCTCACTTCTCCCACTGCTTTTGCACAGGATAAGGAAGCAGTTCCACAAACGATTTCCGCAACAACTTTATCCGGCAATACAGACATACTTTTAAATAGTCCGGTAGTACCGGAATCTCCTGACAGAGATTTGGTTGCTGAGAGCGAAGTATTCCCAACTACTGACACTGTATATACCTTCTCTGACGGCACCCTGCCTAAAAACTTCATTGCTTTTACGGGCGGTACTATGTTTGGGCGTGAAACCTCCACTCCATGGGCCTTAGAACAATCAGCCAATACCTTTGAAGCAGGGTATAGCTTGAAAAGTGGCGCCATCGACAGTTCCCAAAATTCAAACATGGGAATGTTTGTAGTTATCGGTGATGGCGGCGGCACCCTTCAGTTTAAATACCGTACAAGCACCGAAGCTAATTTTGATTACTTCTACCTTGAGATTTTCAACACGGTGGTTGACTCAGCTTCCGGTGATACAAGCTGGACAGACAGCCCTGTTTATGATCTCCCGGCCGGTCAGTATTATATTGATTTCTGGTTCTCAAAAGATGAATCCGTTGATGATCCCAATGGCATTGATGCTGTTTTTCTGGATAATATCGCCCTTACCGGCCTCGATGCTACCCCGGTCAGAATATCCAACGTACAGCCTGCTGCCGCTGCTCCTTTTTCAGAAGTATCCATTTATGGAAGTGGATTTTTTAACAGTTCAGGACACACTGTTAGATTTGGAGATACAGAAGCAAACATACTTTCCAAAACCGAGAATAAAATTGTCGTTCAAGTTCCTAACACCTCTGTTGGCATTCAGGACCTTGCCGTTACCAATTTCTTTGGCGGGGATACTTTAGCAAGTGGTTTTTCAGTATTGAATGCTGTTGATGCCAGTTTTGGTGCCCAGAATATTATTTCTACCCTTGCTGATGGAGCACAAGATATATATGCAGCAGATCTGGATGGCGATGGGGATCTGGATGTAGTATCTGCTTCTGAAACAGATGACACAATCGCATGGTATCCCAACAATGGTGATGGGACCTTTGCAGCTCAAAGTATAATATCAACTCTTGCTGATGGGCCTCAAGGTGTATTCGTTTCAGATATAGATGGAGATGGAGATCAGGACGTACTCTCTGCTTCTAAAGCTGACGACAAAATCGCATGGTATCCGAATAATGGAGATGGAACTTTCGCCCCCCAAATCGTCATTTCTACTCTCGCTGATGGAGCGAATAATGTTTATGCCACAGATCTCGATTCAGATGGTGATCAGGATGTAATCTCTACTTCAATTTTTGATAATGAAATTGCTTGGTACCAAAATAATGGAGATGGTACATTTACTACTCAATCCATTATCTCAACTTCAGTTGATGGAATTATTAGCTTAAATGCTACTGATATTGATGGGGACGGCGATCAAGATTTAATTTCAGGCTCTCTAAATGATGGTAAAACTGCATGGTACCCTAATAATGGAGATGGAACTTTCGCCTCCCAAATCGTCATTGGAACTAATGATGGCAACATTAGGAGTGTGTACTCAGGAGACATGGATGGAGACGGAGATCAAGATGTAATAAATGCTTCTGGTTCTGATGATGAAATATTTTGGTATGAAAATGATGGCAATGGCAATTTTGTTGCATTTTATGTTGTCTCAGGACTTGCTGATGGTCCGAACGATATATATGCTGTCGATATGGATGGGGATGGAGATCAGGATATAGTTTCTTCTTCTTTAAATGATAATAAGGTTGCATGGTATTCTAACAATGGAGATGGTTCATTTGATATCCAAACAGTTATTTCAACTCAGGCCAATCTACCTAGTAGCATACTTGCTGTAGACCTTGATAATGACGGAGATCAGGATGCGCTCTCTGCAAGTTTTACCGACAACAAAATCGCCTGGTACGAAAACACCGGTACCGAAATTGTTTCTTATGTAACTAAAGTTTCTAAAGAGGCAGCCGCTCCGGGTTCTTCCATTCAGGTGTATGGCTCCGGTTTTAATAGTTCCAGTTCAGTTTATATCGATGGCGTTCAGGCTACGGTGGAGTCCTCTCAATCCACCAAACTGACTGTTACTGTTCCCTCCATGAATACCGGTATTCATGACCTGATTGTCCAAACAGACGGAGATGTAGCGGAGTATTCAGGTAAGTTCACGGTCATAAAAGAGCAACCTGCATATTTCGAATTTGCGGAATCCTTCGATAATGGAAACAGCAGTTCAAATATTTCAGTTAGCCTGGATCTCGACGGGGACAGTGACTATGACGTGCTTGAAAATTATAGTTTAGGGGGGGGCGTTTACGAACTTATTCCTTTAATAAATGATGGTACCGGTTCATTCACCTATGGTACTTCTATTGCTAATACTTCTATTGTAGAACAGACAGCAGGAGATTTTAATGGAGATGGGCTTGAAGATCTTGTCTATTTCACAAGTCTTGGTACCGATTCCCTCATATTTTTACCGAGTAACGGCGATGGTTCATTCGGAACTAAAATCCACCTAACCGGATTTACCACTTCTTTCTTTAACTATCATATGGAAGCCGCTGATGTAAATTCAGATGGCAATTTAGATTTATTAGGCGGTAATTTAGGAAGTGGAGCACTTAGCTGGTTTGCCGGCAATGGGGATGGCACCTTCGGTACAGAACAAACTATTATCACTGGGTCAAGCCTGATCTATGATTTTACCCTATCAGATTTAGATTTAGACGGAGATTTAGATATTGTAACCGGCCAAAATGGTATCCTGAACTGGTTCGAAAATGACGGAACCGGTTCATTTACCCTTGTAGCCAGTCTGGGTTCATCTTCCTATCGAACGATAGCAACCTCCTACGTTAATCAAGATGCATATCCTGATATCATCACAGCAACATCCAGCGCAACGTACTATTTGATAAATAACGGAAACAGCACCTTTGGGTCACAAATTGCGATCAGCTCTCAATCCGGCAATGGAATTACTGATGAGCTGGAAGTTTTCGATTTTGATGGTGATGGTGATGAGGATATCCTGGGAAGTAATAGCAGCAACCTGTTCTGGATAGAAAAAACAGGTACCTTTGATTATTCTGAAATACAACCTATCCGAACCCCAGACGGTCTTCGACGAAAAACCGATATTAGAGATTTTGATAATGATGGTGATTTAGACATTATCGGAAGCCCTACTTCTAATGGTACACTGGAGTTTTATAGAAATATCGTTCCTGACCTGAAAATCACGGATGTAATCCCTTTGGGTGCTGCTCCCGGAGCAGAGGTCGAAATATTCGGTAATTCATTTAGCAAAGATCTTTCCGAACTAAGTATATCTGTAAATGGTGTTTCAGCTAATGTACTTAGTTCAGATGGAGAAGCTTCCTATGCGAAAAAAGTTGTAATCGAAATTCCAGTGACATCCGCAGGTCCGGCTGATCTTACTATTAACAGTGGTAGCCGAAGTACAACTGTATCAAATGCATTTACCGTTCTTAAAAGCGAAGGTGCTTATTTCGACGGACAAAATATTATCTACAACCAACCGGAACAACCTTATATTTCTGTGTTTGGTGACCTTAACGGAGATGGCTACAAAGATGTGGTAACATGGTCTAATACCAACGACAATCTGGATTGGTTTGAAAATGATCAGTCAGGCGGCTTCGGAAGCCGAACTCCTATAGGAAGCGGTACTTTTGTTTACAATATTGTAATCACTGATGTTGACGAGGATGGCGATAATGATATTGTTACTTTAGACGGAACCAACCGATCCGTACGAGTGTATCCCAATTCAGGATCCGGATTATTCAGCACTCCATATGATCTCTACGATTATCCTACCCAAAGCGGTTATACACCTACTTTAAAAGATTTCACCATGGTTGACATGGATGGTGATGGATTAAAGGATCCGGTTGTTAGTCTCTATTACACTGCTTCATCTGGCTTCAGCCCTTATTACACCAAAGTATTGTGGCATAAGAATAACGGGGATGGCACAGCTGAACTACCTAATGATATATTCAGTTTCAACAGCAGTTCCTTCTCATCAACTTACATTTCTGACTTTCATATCACTGACTTTGATGGAGATGGTGACCAGGATGCATTAATAGCATATGATAGTGGAAAAGGTATACGTGCTTTAATAAACGAGGGTAATAATAACTTTAGCAACACCGGAGCTGAAAACCGATATTATTATTCCAATGACCTGATTTCGGATATGAAATCAGTTGACCTCAACAAGGATGGCATTAAAGACATTGTTTTTGGTCGCCGTTATATTGGCACCTCCTTTTCCAATAACATTACGGTAACCCAAGGCACCGGATCCTCGAATCCACCACTTACTGTACTGCATGAAAGCTCAGGTTATCCGGATGAAATAGAAGTGCTTGATTTCAATGGTGACGGTTTTTACGACATTCTGTTTTCATCATTAGGTGGAGATGAAATTACACTTCTGATCACAGACGGAAGCTCGGTCACCGATACCGTAAACATAGCCACTTCTGCTACCATTAACGGACCACGATATATCGATGCAGCAGATATGGATAATGACGGAGATTTGGATGTGGTTTCCGCTTCCAGCTTAGACGACAAAATTGCCTGGTACGAAAATGAGATGCCTCCGGTTAACCTCTCGACCATAGCCGAAGCTCGGCAAACAGCTAATGGAGAAACCGTAAGGGTTCAGGGAATCATCACCCGAAAACATCAAAATGTATTTAAGATTCAGCAGAATGGTGCAGGATTACATCTGTATGCCACGGCCGATTTCAATGCTCCCCTCTTCAACGCAGGAGTCCAAATTGGTGACCTGGTAGAAATTACCGGTACGGTAGGTGAAGTGAATTCCATGAAGGAATTGATCAACATTTCTTCCGTTAACGTTATTTCAGCTGAAAATCCTCTTCCGGCACCGGTTGATATTGTACTTTCCCAGGTTTCCGACTTTGAACAGTATGAATCTGTACTGGTTACAGTCAATAATCTCTCGGTAAATGAAGCCGGACAAAACTTCGTAAATGAAACCGATTATGATATTTTTGAAAGCGGTCAGCTAAGTCCAATTCGCATGACAGTAGGCCCTGATTACACCACTGAAATTGCCGGACAGCTTATTCCCGATGATTTCGAATTCACGGGTATTATTTACCAGAGTTCTTCAAATGGAACTGACGGTTATGCTTTATACCCGATTAACAATAGTGATGTCAGGTACTATACTCCGGATAATGAATTTATTTCTATTGAAACCGCCAAGAACCTAACCGACAGTTCTTTTGCCAGAGTACGTGGAGTGGTAACCTCACCTAACTTCCAGGCATCTGCCAATAATACCGCTTTTTATGTTCAGGACGGTGACTTTGGGATTGTTGTCTTTAACGATGATATAGCAGTTTCCGGAATCGCCCCCGGGGATAGCGTGGAAGTGGAAGGCGAACTCGCTACCTTCAGCGGCCTTCGTGAAATTGTAGTCGGCGATGTAAATAATAACATCTCTGTTCTAAACAGTGGAAACGCATTACCTGACCCGATAACTATAACGTACAATGATTTTGTAAATGCCGGTGATCCATCTACAGATCTGCAAAACCTTCAGGGAAGATTGGTAAGAATTAATGACCTGATTACCGATCCCGGCACGTGGCCTTCCAACGCTTCGGCAACCAACACCAACGTCTCCGCAGAGACATTCGGTGGAAATACCATTGCGATTCGACTTTGGGCTCAAACCGAAGTAATTGGAGATACTCCTCCTGCCTACCTCGACCTCGTGGGTATTCTGGGTTCATTCAATGGAGCACAAATCGCTCCCCGTTTCTCCAGTGATATCATTCCGATTGAAACACCGGGCCCTTTGAATATGACGGCTACTGCCGGAGCTTCATCCATTGCTCTTGACTGGAGTCCAAGTCCGGCCCCAAATATCGGCGGATATAATGTGTACCGATCAACATCTTCATTCTCAGATTCAACCGCTGCAACACGTTTGAATACATCGGTAATTGGTGATACCACCTTTACGGATTCAACCCCGGTTGAGAATACCACCTATTACTACCGTGCTGCAGCCTACGATACCGTAACAGGCGCCTTATCGCAGTTAAGTGATGAAGTAGTTGTACCATTCAAAATTAAGAGCCTTTATGCACTGTCTGCAACTGCCGGTGACGCCGGAAGTTCACTCACCATTTATGGAGCGAACCTCACCAACAGTTCTCTCGATGTACAGGTTGGCGGACAAAGTGCCACCATTACCTCATCAGATTCAATTAAGATCTCCGTCACCATACCGGCTGTATCTCCGGGCACATATCAGGTTACGGTAGTCATAGACGGGAATACTTTCCTTAATGCGCCGGATATGTACACCGTGTTGGAAGATACTCCGGGGGAAAGCGGCTTTTTCCAGGATCCTACAACCCTTGCTACCCTGTCGGGCATACTTGAAGTGAAGATTGCCAATCTGGATAACGACCAGGATCTCGATATCCTAACCGCTTCGTACAATGAGAATTCATCTAACAATGTAGAGTACCTGGAAAACCTCGGTGGCCTGACTTTTTCCGCTCCTGAGGCCTTGGGAGAAACGGGTGACGCACGTGCTCGCAGCCTTACCTACGCTGATTTTGATGGGGACGGTATTTTAGATGTCGCCGCGGCATATAACAATGTGCTTGCCTGGTATCAAAATGATGGATCATTTAATTTCAGCAACGTTGACGGCTCGGTAATCGAGACCTTCCCGGTTATCTCTAACTATAACTCCCAGGACGTGATAGCTTTTGATGTCAACCTCGATGGGGATACAGATATCATTCATGTACATACCATTTCTGACGATATCTCGTACTATGAGAATAACGGCACCGGTACTTTTGTGCTTCAGCAATTGATAGACGGCAATGCACCTCTGGCTAATGATGTAAAAGCCGCCGATTTTGATGGGGATGGGGATTTTGACCTTGTTGCCTCGATTGAAGCTTCAAATCAAATTGTGCAGTATGTTAACAACGCCGGCACCTTTGCTGCTGCTTCGGTAATTAGCTCTTCAGTTGATAATCCACAAAACGTTATCACTGCCGATCTGGATAACGACGGTTTTATTGATGTGCTTTCAATTTCACAAACCGATTCTAAAGTGGCTTGGTACTCTAACAGTTCCGGTAACGGCACCTTTGGAGCTCAAAGTGTTATTTCCAGCGACCTGACTGATCCTTTTAATGCTACGGCTGCCGACTTAAACGGTGATGACCTCAAAGACGTCATCGTTTCTACCTTAAATGGTTACCTGGTTTGGTATAAAAACCTCGGGTCCGGCAGCTTTGATACTGCCGATACTCTGCTATCCGGTGCCGGAGAATTGCGATCTGTGGCTGCTGCAGACTTAACGGAAGCAGGTTTACTTGATTTAGTTGTTGGAGATTACACAGCTAATCAATTGCTCTTATTGAAAAATGTGGACACCCCTCCTGCCCCTCCAACCGGCGTAACGGTTTCCGGAAATATTGGCTCGGCCTCATTAAGCTGGAATGCCAATACTGAAACAGATCTCCTGGGCTATGATGTAGTTCGCAGTACCAATCCTGATGTTGATGGATTCACCTCGCTGCTCGGTACACCACAAACCGGAACTACCTACGAAGATACCGGCCTGAATAACGGCGTAACCTATTACTATCGAGTAGTTGCTATCGATTCAAGTAACACCCGTGTCGCTTCAGATACCGTAAGCATCAAAGCTATATCTACCCAGATTTCCGGAATTTACCCTACTTCCGGTATTGAAGGAACTCAGGTTACCTTATCAGGTATTGGGTTTTCTAACGTATCCTCTGAAAATCAGGTGCAGTTTAGCGGTACTAACGCTAATGTTATCAGCGCTGACTCTGCCTCAATTGTTGTAGAAGCCCCTGCTGGTTTATCCGGTTTTGTAAATGTTTCGGTAACAACCAATGGAATTGGATACACGTATCCTCAGAAGTATCTCTACCTCAATGAAAGTGAAGGAACCTTTGGTCTGTTCGAAACTCAAGGTGGGTTCTCAGGCAGAGGTAACATAGCTTCAGCTGATATTAACGGAGATGGTTTTGAAGATTTGATTGCCACCCGACCCGCAGACAATCTAATTTCATTACTTTTCTCTGATGGTGACAATCCTTTCAATAACGTACTAAGTTTGAATTATCCAGGATCGGTATCTCCGGGAATAATCCGGACGATGAATGTATATGGAAGTGATTTCCCGGATCTTGTATTTACTTCTAATGTGAACAATGAGTTCAGAGTTTTGAAAAATAACGGAGGAAGTACTTCTACTACCGGATTCCTGGATGAAACTACAGTTACCGTTAATCATACCGGCATTTCTGATATTTTCCCTGCAGATATGAACAACGACGGGTTTACCGATGTTGTCATTGCTTCTTCCGGAGATGGTAAAATCAGCTGGTACGAAAACCAAAGCTTCCAGTCAGCAGTCGCATTTGGCCCGGAGAACTCAGTGGTTGATAACAGCAATCTGATCAATTCTGTTTTTGCCGGAGACTTTAACGGTGACAACCTCACCGATATCGTTTCAGGTGAGAATGGCGGCCATGAAGTAGCTTATTATCAAAATAATGGAAACGGTTCATTTACCCGAACCGTAATCGGGTCCAACATCACCAATCCCGAAAAAGTAACAGCAGCCGATCTCGATAATGATGGCAATCTCGATGTGGTTTATGCTTCATCGGGAGATAGCGAGGTTGGGGCGTTTATCAACAATGGAGACGGCACCTTCGGAAGTAAGTCGGTAATAGGCACCGGTATTACCCAGGCTGTTGATGTTTCGGTTGGTGATCTTAACGGAGATGGACTGACGGATATACTCGCAACCTCACCGGACGACGGTCAGGGAATGTGGTTCCAAAACAATGGAGGCAACTCCTTCTCTTCAGCAATAGTGCTTACCAGCGATTTCAATGGAGCCGTCAGCATCCATCCTTACGACATGGATGGAAACGGTAACCTTGATATTGCCATTCGAGGTCAGTTCAGTGGCACATTGGGAGTTAGCCAGAACTTCCTGATTACTCCTCTGAGTGTCAACGATTTCAACCCAAATGGAAATGTACTGTATGTAAATAATGGCATAGAAATCGTTTTTGATACCGACATTAATACACTTAATAACTTCTCAACGGTATTTTCCGGTGCTGTAACCTTTATCAATGACGATGGCCAGACTATTACTCCGGGTGCTCTGAACGCAGAAGGTAACAGCCTGATTCTGGATAACAACAACTTCTACAGTCTGGACACTCTTACTGTCCGGATTTCATCACAAAACATGCAGGATAACAGCGGCGGTCAGTATTTTGTTGATGTTGATGGAGACGGACAATTTACATCAGCTGATGACACCTATTCCTCCTCTGAATTTTACGTCACCATGATCGGTGATTTTAACAATGACTTTGCGGTTGATTTCGATGACCTGAATTCCTTCAGCAATGGCTGGAGAGATAATGACTTTGGATTTGAAACTGCTCCGCTTGATTTCAGTGGTGGCTTAACCTTCCCGAATGCCCGTCTAAATACTGATAACGACTTCAACATCGAGGATATCGTCGCTTTTATTCGATTCTGGAACTTAACTCAGGACAGAAACAAAGCTGCCAAAGCACAGCACATAGCTGCTCTGATTTCCGGAATGGATAACGGTTCTGTAAGAGATGCGGCTTCTGCTCTGCGCTCCGGAGCTAAGCAAGCACTAAATTCGGGAACTGAGATTACAGTCGGTAATGACAATACTATTCAGCCGGCTTCACAGCAAAAATCCGCACTGTCCATTTCTGACACCCTGCAACATATCAGCTATACCAAAGTACAGCAGGCTCAGGAATACAGCAGTAACCCTGATG